A segment of the Deltaproteobacteria bacterium genome:
CTCTCCAGCCCGATGTAGTACGAGCGCCCGACGCCGCCTCGGATGCGGATCCCTTTCCCCTGGCGCACGAGGCCGTAGTAGGCGGCCCCGTGGCTCACCGCCAGGTCGGGGTGCGCGCCCTGGAGCTCCTTGAGCGGAGCGCCCTGATCTGCGACCCAGCTCTGCAGGACCTCGGTGATGCGTCCCTTGAGGGTCGGGGCCTTCATCACGCCGCCGTTGTAGAGCACCGCCGTGGGCCGCGTGAACCCTTCGCCGGCGCCGTGATGCTCGCCGAGAAACTTCGCCAGGTGCTTCGTGATCGCCGCGTCCGTGGCGTAGGGGAGGCCGAGCTCTTGCAGACCCGCGCGCCGTCCCCTGGCGGGCCGCGCATCGGCAGCCACGGCGGGGAAGAAGCCGTCGAGCAGCACGCGCGAGAGGTCCTGGCGCGACAGGGCCGTGGTGAGGCTGCCGCCGATGACCTTCGAGCCGCGCCCGAGCACCGTCACCGGGACTTCTTCTTGGCTCGGGTCGACGAAGAGCTGCTCCTTGGCCGCCCGGCACGCGTGCCAGAGGGAACGCGTCTGCCAGGCGTCGATGGCGTGGCCGCGCTCGGCGAGCTTCTCCGAGGCCACGTGCGCGAGCGCGAGGTCCATGTTGTCGCCGCCGAGGAGGATGTGGTCCCCGACGGCGACCCGCTCGAGGGAGAGCTCTCCGTCGCGGTCCACCACGCTGATCAGGGTGAAGTCCGTGGTCCCCCCGCCGACGTCGCAGACGAGGACGCGGTCTCCGACGCCGAGCTCCTGGCGCCAGGCCTCACCGAGGTGGGCCAGCCAGGCGTAGAAGGCGGCCTGCGGCTCCTCGAGCAGCGTGACGTGGGCGAGCCCGGCCTGCCGTGCCGCCTGCACCGTGAGCTCGCGCGCCACCGCGTCGAAGGAGGCGGGGACGGTCAGGTAGACCTGTTGCTCCTCGAGACGGGCCGAGGGGTCCTCGGCGCCGGGACCGTGGTTCCACGCGTCGCGCAGGTGCTCGAGGTAGCGCGTGGAGGCGTCGAGCGGCGAGATCTTCGGCACCTCCTCGGGGGCCTGAAACGGCAAGAGCGGCGCCGTTCGATCCACGCCCGCGTGACAGAGCCAGGACTTGGCCGAGGAGACGACGCGCGCGGGGACCTTGCTCCCCTGGTCGCGCGCGAGGTGTCCGACGGTGAAGCTGCGATCGCTGGCCCACGGCAGGTCCATGGCGCCCGCCGAGAGCTCCGGGCCCGCCGCGAGGTAGAGAAAGGAGGGGAGCGTGGCGCGCGCCTCCACCAGCCCCGGTGCGACGGTCTGGGGGATGGGCAGATCGCGCACGGCGGCCTCACCCTCGAGGGCGGCCTGCGTGTCCGCGTAGGAGACCACCGTGTTGGTCGTGCCGAGGTCGATTCCGACGACGTAGCGAGAGGCGTGCATGGGCGTGCGCTAGCTCAGCTCGACTTCCGCCGGGGCGATGATCGAGGGGTCGCCCCCCTCGGAGGGGCGGGGCAGCTTGAGGTCGGTGGCCTTCCAGCCGTGGTGCCGCAGGACCCCCGAGAAGGGCGGCTGGCCCGTCACGTTGCCGATGAGGCGGATGTGCGATGGGTCGAAGCCCGCCTGGACGGTGACGCGGCTGTCCTCCTCGCCGGGCAAGACCGGCGAGAGCGCCAGATGCTCCTGCAGCGCGCGGCGGCAGTCCCGATGGATGTTGCGCACCGCCGCGCCCACCTGCGCGTCGTCGTAGGCGTCGATCTCCTCGAGGAGGAAGTCGAGCAGGCGCCCTTCCTTCTGCATCAGCCCGAGGAGCTGGATGGCCCAGGCCTGTTCGGCCTCGGCAGACGGCTTCGCCGGCGGCAGAGCCGGAGGGAGCTCGACCTTGGGGAGGACCTCCTCGGGCAGCGGCTTTCCGCCGAGGACCCGAAAGAAACACTTGAACGCGAGGCCTAGGCGTCCCATGGCGTACTCCTTGCTGAACGCAATGCAGCGCAGCGCGGCGAAAGCTAATGGAGGGGGTGCCGACCGTCAAGTGCCGAGGCGCCGCCCCCGGGCTCGACGGAAGGGCGCGACGAGCAGCAGCGCCCACAGGAGGAGCGTCCCGCCGAGGAGCCAGCGCGGGTAGCGAGGCGGGCGGAAGGCGAACGCCACCTCGTGGAGGCCGCGTGGCACGCGCACGGCGGGGAAAGCGGGGCTCACGTGCAGTGCGCGAGCCGGCCGGCGATCCACCTCGGCCCGCCACCAGGGGTGGTACGCCACCTTGAGGGCCACGAGGCCCGCTCGGTCGAGGTGCACCGTGCCGGCATGGCGCGTGGGCGCGGAGGCGGAGGCCAGCACGCGACCCGGGCGGCCGTGAGAGCGCGGGAGGAGCGGGCGCGTGAGGGGGACGAGGCGCCCGTCGGGGGTGCGCTCCTCGACGAGCTTCGACCGGACGACGAGCTCGGGCTGGCCGGGCTCGAGCGGAAGGCCGGCCTCGCGGGTCGGGGTGACCTCGAACACCTCTCCCGCCTCGGGGAGGGCGGAGTCCACCCAGCGGTCGAGGGCCGGGCGCACCGCGCGCGGGGGGCCCACGATGCGCCCGACGGGGGAGACGACGTCCAGATAACCGTGGTCCCCGGGCAGCCGGTAGAGCGAGAGGGACTTGCGCGCGAGGAGCGGCGGATTATTTGCCTCGTGCTGCGCCCGCGCGAAGGCCGTGTCCGGTCGCGCGAGCGCGAAGCGGAAGTTGTAGAGCGCGAGGCGGGAGGGGCGCAGCGGGTCGAGGTACTCGAGGTGGTAGAAGCCGAGGCTGTCGTGCATCCCCACCCCGTAGCTCTGACCGAGGGGCTGAGAGGTGAAGCTGCCGAGG
Coding sequences within it:
- a CDS encoding DUF2760 domain-containing protein yields the protein MGRLGLAFKCFFRVLGGKPLPEEVLPKVELPPALPPAKPSAEAEQAWAIQLLGLMQKEGRLLDFLLEEIDAYDDAQVGAAVRNIHRDCRRALQEHLALSPVLPGEEDSRVTVQAGFDPSHIRLIGNVTGQPPFSGVLRHHGWKATDLKLPRPSEGGDPSIIAPAEVELS
- a CDS encoding Hsp70 family protein, which produces MHASRYVVGIDLGTTNTVVSYADTQAALEGEAAVRDLPIPQTVAPGLVEARATLPSFLYLAAGPELSAGAMDLPWASDRSFTVGHLARDQGSKVPARVVSSAKSWLCHAGVDRTAPLLPFQAPEEVPKISPLDASTRYLEHLRDAWNHGPGAEDPSARLEEQQVYLTVPASFDAVARELTVQAARQAGLAHVTLLEEPQAAFYAWLAHLGEAWRQELGVGDRVLVCDVGGGTTDFTLISVVDRDGELSLERVAVGDHILLGGDNMDLALAHVASEKLAERGHAIDAWQTRSLWHACRAAKEQLFVDPSQEEVPVTVLGRGSKVIGGSLTTALSRQDLSRVLLDGFFPAVAADARPARGRRAGLQELGLPYATDAAITKHLAKFLGEHHGAGEGFTRPTAVLYNGGVMKAPTLKGRITEVLQSWVADQGAPLKELQGAHPDLAVSHGAAYYGLVRQGKGIRIRGGVGRSYYIGLESSMPAVPGLPAPIKALCVVPFGMEEGTDADVAGQELGMVVGEAVEFRFLSSTHRKDDGIGTVVERWSEGEIEELVPVQTAMADETASSGAMVPVRLHSRVTEVGTLDLELRARDGRSWKLEYYVRDTGR